TATTCTACAGTGACTGTAGCTCCAGCCTCTTCAAGTTTAGATTTAATATCATCGGCTTCATCTTTACTTGCGTCTTCTTTTATCGCAGCAGGGGCAGACTCTACAAGATCTTTTGCTTCTTTAAGTCCTAGAGTAGTAACTTCTCTCACAGCTTTGATTACATTGATTTTTTGGTCACCAATTTCTGTAATACTCACTTTAAAACTAGTACTATCACTTCCACCGCCAGCAGCAGCATCATCCCCAGCAGCAGCAGCAGCTGGTGCTGCAGCAACAGCGACTGGTGCAGCAGATACACCAAACTCTTCTTCAAGAGCTTTTACCAAATCCGATAACTCTAATACTGTTAAACCTTTTATACTTTCTAATATTTCCTCTTTAGTCATTTTTCGGTGTTCCCTTCCTTATTAATCTAATTAACTATTGTCTTCAAGTTTTTTTTGATTTAAGACATTTGACAAAATTGTAACGATAGAGGTTGATGGTCCAGCCAATGCTGTAACCAATCGCTGAGGCTGAGATGCTAACATCCCTACTAATTTAGCTATTAATTCAATTCTAGATGGTAATTTTACTAACGTATTAATTTGAGAAGAATCATAAGTTTGACCATCCATAGCGATAGCAAAAACTGATAAATCTAATTCATTATTTTTAGCAAAAGAAACCAATAGTTTTAATGATTCTATAGGATCGCCTTCACCTATAACCAAACCTGTGGGACCGTCTAATAATTCTTTGAATTCTGGCTTTCCTGCATTATCTGCAGCAATATTCGCTAATGTATTCTTAATAACTTTGTAACTTAAACCATTAGTTCTTAAATGAGAACGAAGTGAATTGAGTTGGTTGACTGATAAACCAGTAACTTTCGTAGATATAGCTACGTTACTAGTTTTAAAATCTTCAGCTAACCTTTCAACTATATCAATTTTTTTAACTGTTGGCATAAATCACCTCAAAAAAAAAGTCTGTAACCAAAAGCCACAGACAAAAGAATTCTCGAATTTAACCTCGGTGAGAAATTAAGCTTTCATAGCGCTCACTGTCTTTGGCATTTATTTAATTATAAAACATTGACAGTATATACTGTACTTAGTAATAAGTCCAGATATCACTCCATTTTAACAGAAGAAAGATCCGCAACATCTAGAGCAATACTTGGCCCCATTGTGCTTGTAAGATATGCGGACTTCAAAAACTGACCTTTAACAGCAGAGGGACGTGATCGACTTATCATATCCATAACAGTATTCAAATTATCTACTAACATTGATTCTTCAAAACTAGCTTTACCAAAAGCAATATGAATAACAGCTGTCCTGTCCATTTTAACTTCCACTTTACCTTTTTTTGCCTCTTCTACTGCTCGACCTAGATCTTGAGATTGTACAACAGTCCCTGTTCTAGGATTTGGCATTAATCCTTTGCGACCTAATATTCTACCTAGTTTACCTACTTTACCCATCATTTCTGGAGTTGATATGACGGTATCAAATTCTAACCAGCCTTTTTCAATATTTTCAATAAGGTCATCTGCCCCAACAAAATCGGCGCCTGCATCTTTGGCTGATATAGCTCCATCTGCTTGCGCAAAAACCAATACTCTAACAATTTTGCCCAGTCCATGAGGTAATAACACTACACCTCTTACTAATTGTTCTGCATGTCGAGTATCAGCATTTGTTTTGACATGTAATTCTACAGTCTCATCAAATTTAGCAGTTGCACTTGATTTAACGAGACTAACGGCCTCTTCAATATTGTAAAGTTTTTCCATATCAATTGCTGACTGAGCAGATGTATATCTTTTACTTTGTTTAACCATAATTATTCTCGAACCTCAATTCCCATACTTCTAGCGGATCCTTCCACTATTTTCATTGCAGCCTCTATATCAGCAGCATTTAAATCTGCCATTTTACTTTCAGCAATCTCTTTAATGGCTGACCTTGATAAAGATGCAACTTTATCTGTCCTTGGCGACGCACTCCCTTTAGTAATTTTGGCAGCTTTTCTCAAAAGTTCTGATGCAGGTGGAGTCTTAGTAATGAAAGTAAATGATCTATCTTCATACACAGTAATTTGGGCAGGTATAATAGTTCCACCTTGAGAAGCAGTTTTAGCATTATATTCCTTCACAAATGCCATGATATTAACACCATGTTGACCTAGCGCAGGCCCAACTGGAGGTGCTGGTGTAGCCTGCCCTGCAGGTAATTGCAAATTAATTAAAGCTAATATTTTTTGTGCCATTTGATAATCCTAATTTATTAAATCTATACTACAATTTTTCAACCTGTAGAAAATCTAACTCTACAGGAGTTTCTCGGCCAAAGAATGAAACTAACACATTTAATTTCCCTTTATCCATATCTATTACGTCGACAACACCAATGAAATCAGCAAAAGGACCAACAGTAATTCTAACAGATTCGCCTTTTGTTATACCAAATCTCGTAGTAGGAGTTTTGGATTCAATCATATCAAGGATTTTATCTACTTCCCATTTTTCCAAAGGTACCGGTTTTGGTCGATTCTGATCTGAATCTTCTGAAGAAATAAATCCAGTTACGCCTGGAGTATTCCTAACAACAAACCAAGCATCATCATCTAAAGCCATATTTACCATTATATAACCAGGATACAAACGTAATCTTTTAGGTATTTTCTTGCCTTCACGTATCTCTACCACTTCTTCAGTAGGAACAAGCACTTGAAATATCTTATTTTCTACATCCATAGTTTCAATACGCTGTTCTAAATTACGTTTAACTCTCTCTTCTTGCCCAGAATATGTATGCACAAAATACCAACGTCGACCATCATCGATCTCTGTCGATTCTTCTATTTGATTGTCTGTTATATCATTCATTTTTATAATTCTATATTTTATTACAACTAACTAAAAAAGAACCTGATCTGAAATAGTTGTATAAAGGAAATCTAAAACTCCTAACATTGCTCCGATAGCTATAGAAACAGCAAGAACTAGCATGGTTAGTCGTGTAGTTTCTTGGCGAGAAGGCCACGTAACTTTCTTCATTTCACTAAAAACTTCTCCAAAAAAACTGAATACCCCAAATCTTGGGCTTCGAGATTTTGAAGGAGTATTTCTAATAGTGCTTTTTACTGCATTTTTTGCCACTTCTATCTAGCCTCTCGATATAATTGATGAGATCGACACCGTGGACAATATTTTCTCATCTCAATCCTATTAGGATCATTTCTTCTATTTTTTGAAGTAGAATACGTTCTATCACGACACTCTGTACAACCTAGTGTAATTAAAGTGCGTGCTTCTCCACCTTTTTTAGCCATGATTTCCCTATCCTATGATGTCAGTAATTACTCCAGATCCTACAGTTCGACCACCTTCTCGTATAGCAAAACGTAAGCCTGGTTCCATAGCAATTGGATAAATAAGTTTAATTTTCATCTTCACATTATCACCTGGCATAACCATTTCCATACCATCTGGAAGGTTAAGTTCTCCCGTAACATCTGTAGTTCTAATATAAAATTGAGGTTTATAGCCATTAAAGAAAGGAGTATGCCTGCCCCCTTCTTCTTTACTTAGGATATATACCTCACTATTAAATTCAGTTTTTGGCTCAATAGATCCAGGAGCAGCTAGAACTTGACCTCTAACGACATCTTCACGATCAACACCTCTCAAAAGACAGCCAACAGCGTCACCCGGTTCTGCTTCATCTAACAATTTATGAAACATCTCCACCCCAGTAACAACCGTTTTCTTAGTATCTTCTACACCAACAATTTCAATTTCATCACTTGGGTGTATTAATCCTCTTTCAACCCTACCAGTAACAACAGTACCTCTTCCTTTAATACCAAATACATCTTCAACTGGCATTAAAAATGGTTGATCTTTAGGTCGTTCTGGAACATCAATATAATCATCTACAGCTTGCATCAAATTAAGAATTCCTTGTTCAGCATCAGCATCTCCATCCAATGCTGATAATGCAGAAACTCTCACTATTGGTATATCATCTCCAGGAAAGCCATAACTACTAAGAAGCTCTCTAACCTCTAATTCAACTAATTCTAACAATTCTTCATCGTCCATAACATCGCATTTATTCAGTGCTACAACGATTTTTGGAACTTCTACTTGTCTTGCTAAAAGGATATGTTCTCTAGTTTGAGGCATAGGTCCATCTGGAGCACTAACAACTAATATGCCTCCATCCATTTGGGCAGCACCTGTAATCATATTTTTGATGTAGTCAGCGTGGCCAGGACAATCTACGTGTGCATAATGTCTACTCTCAGTTTCATATTCAATGTGTGAAATCGCTATAGTCACCCCACGAGCTCTCTCTTCTGGAGCATTATCAATAGTATCAAATGCTCTAAATGATGTTCCATCACTATGTTTTGCTAGTACACTTGTAATAGCAGCTGTTAATGTTGTTTTACCATGGTCAACGTGACCAATAGTTCCGACATTAAGATGAGGCTTATTTCTTTCAAATTTTTCTTTAGCCACTCTAAAATCCTCCTACATTATTTCTAAATAAACTTTTCTATTTTATTATATGGAGCCCACAATCGGACTTGAACCGATGACCTCGTTCTTACCAAGAACGTGCTCTACCACTGAGCTATGTGGGCAACCCCTTTTCCACTTTATGGTGGACGGGGCAGGATTCGAACCTGCGTAGCCCTTCCG
The SAR202 cluster bacterium genome window above contains:
- the tuf gene encoding elongation factor Tu, whose product is MAKEKFERNKPHLNVGTIGHVDHGKTTLTAAITSVLAKHSDGTSFRAFDTIDNAPEERARGVTIAISHIEYETESRHYAHVDCPGHADYIKNMITGAAQMDGGILVVSAPDGPMPQTREHILLARQVEVPKIVVALNKCDVMDDEELLELVELEVRELLSSYGFPGDDIPIVRVSALSALDGDADAEQGILNLMQAVDDYIDVPERPKDQPFLMPVEDVFGIKGRGTVVTGRVERGLIHPSDEIEIVGVEDTKKTVVTGVEMFHKLLDEAEPGDAVGCLLRGVDREDVVRGQVLAAPGSIEPKTEFNSEVYILSKEEGGRHTPFFNGYKPQFYIRTTDVTGELNLPDGMEMVMPGDNVKMKIKLIYPIAMEPGLRFAIREGGRTVGSGVITDIIG
- the secE gene encoding preprotein translocase subunit SecE, with translation MKKVTWPSRQETTRLTMLVLAVSIAIGAMLGVLDFLYTTISDQVLF
- a CDS encoding 50S ribosomal protein L10; this translates as MPTVKKIDIVERLAEDFKTSNVAISTKVTGLSVNQLNSLRSHLRTNGLSYKVIKNTLANIAADNAGKPEFKELLDGPTGLVIGEGDPIESLKLLVSFAKNNELDLSVFAIAMDGQTYDSSQINTLVKLPSRIELIAKLVGMLASQPQRLVTALAGPSTSIVTILSNVLNQKKLEDNS
- the rpmG gene encoding 50S ribosomal protein L33; this translates as MAKKGGEARTLITLGCTECRDRTYSTSKNRRNDPNRIEMRKYCPRCRSHQLYREAR
- a CDS encoding 50S ribosomal protein L1, coding for MVKQSKRYTSAQSAIDMEKLYNIEEAVSLVKSSATAKFDETVELHVKTNADTRHAEQLVRGVVLLPHGLGKIVRVLVFAQADGAISAKDAGADFVGADDLIENIEKGWLEFDTVISTPEMMGKVGKLGRILGRKGLMPNPRTGTVVQSQDLGRAVEEAKKGKVEVKMDRTAVIHIAFGKASFEESMLVDNLNTVMDMISRSRPSAVKGQFLKSAYLTSTMGPSIALDVADLSSVKME
- the rplK gene encoding 50S ribosomal protein L11; this encodes MAQKILALINLQLPAGQATPAPPVGPALGQHGVNIMAFVKEYNAKTASQGGTIIPAQITVYEDRSFTFITKTPPASELLRKAAKITKGSASPRTDKVASLSRSAIKEIAESKMADLNAADIEAAMKIVEGSARSMGIEVRE
- a CDS encoding 50S ribosomal protein L7/L12, translated to MTKEEILESIKGLTVLELSDLVKALEEEFGVSAAPVAVAAAPAAAAAGDDAAAGGGSDSTSFKVSITEIGDQKINVIKAVREVTTLGLKEAKDLVESAPAAIKEDASKDEADDIKSKLEEAGATVTVE
- the nusG gene encoding transcription termination/antitermination factor NusG, producing the protein MNDITDNQIEESTEIDDGRRWYFVHTYSGQEERVKRNLEQRIETMDVENKIFQVLVPTEEVVEIREGKKIPKRLRLYPGYIMVNMALDDDAWFVVRNTPGVTGFISSEDSDQNRPKPVPLEKWEVDKILDMIESKTPTTRFGITKGESVRITVGPFADFIGVVDVIDMDKGKLNVLVSFFGRETPVELDFLQVEKL